ATACTCTGCATTATTGATTTGAGAAACGGCTAAAGAGTATGCTGTAATTCTTTATCGAAAGCCTGTAACAGACATGTTATTGCAAAACCTGGGaactgcttttattttatttttctgaaagCATATTCTGTCTCATTTGGTACATGCATTCTCACCGGCTCCTCCAGTTTAAAGACCAACGAGAAAAAGAGAATAAAGAGCACTGCAGAAGACTTGGTCATGGTGTACcttgaaaaacaaacagaacTCATTGAGCAAGAGGACAATTTGACAGACTATATAAGTACGCATTAACGTTGTTAACTTACAAGCTAATGGTGATGAAGAGGAAACTCCAATTGGACAGTCCGATGTCCAGTGTGGTCGCCAAGGCTGGCGAAAAGAGGAAGAACAGGAAGAACACTGCTAAGACAACTaataaatgactttttaatcaaattataattatgttatttatttctttatttatttcttttctcaCTTGTTATTAAAGTAAAGTGGCAAATCAGGAgacttattttctttctgttttcaaAACTCGAGGTCCAGCTATTAATATTTTCCTCTGTGAAAATATGCAAACCCAACCAGTCTCACCTGTGGGAGCCACTTTGCGGAGGTAATCCGTCCAGCTCAGAATAACTCGAGTCTTCCCTGTCCAACACTGCATGACCTGTCGGGTCAGGGCCGACAGGCAGAAGTTGAGGGCCAGGTGGACTaaagtcatgaaaagtggatagTGGAAGCCCTGGAGGAGGTTACACAGAAATTGTCATGAGGCTAAAATGGGTGTTCCTAGTAGGACATAATTGACTTTTTGTGAGATTATACACCAATATGTGAGTCTCTGGAGAGCCTGGCCCACCCATTACAAATGCCATTAAATAACCAACTAAACCCTTTTATTTGTcaatttctgaaaatgtgtcaGCGCACTGTTACATAACAGTAGGGCTAATTTACACCATCATAATAATCACCCAACACATTGAGTTTGTCCGCCCATGGCAAGATCAACTAGGCTGGGTCAAAGGGCAGAGTCTAGCTGCCTGGTCTACATTTTCTGAAACACTATCTTGCACGCTCCACGCTCCTGGACTGATATCCCACAGTTGTAACGTTGCTCCTCAATTTATATCCTAGAatcgcaatattaatcagaatgccgtgttAAGATTAGTGGGGGAACATGCAACATATTATAGGAAATATTATTTTAGGGCTGACTTCCCCCATTCAACGAAGCAATCAAAATATCTGCAATAGATGTTCATCAACAGTACCTCTCACCCACAAACCTCAGCGCGAGAGAGAGGTTACTACCGAAAATAATATTGCTTTGAGACTGAGTTCTATTTCTATAATGGACAACCAACACTAATGCAGTAGTAGTCagttacagtaaatatttgccTGAAAACACTGATATTTAAATGTATCAATTACTGTTTGCACGGTAGACAGACTAACTTGTCTATcatgaatataaaaacaaacaatcacaaagaaaaagtagacaaatgtttttgaaaaatcTGATGGTCCAGCACTTCTGGATGCAAATGCGGTACCTGCGTGTTCTCTttctgtgtgtgtctctctctctgcctgTATCTCATTCTCACGATCTTCATGTCTCACTTTGCTGCTGTGCCCTCTCTCTGACATCCAGTGTCTCCCAAGACCTCTGGTTCGCTCTTTAGTGCTCTCAACTTGCTGCTGAACGCTAGAAGCTGGCTGCTACAAGATGCAACATATTCTCCACAGATCATTCTTGGAGCGGACAACATCAAACAATCCTCTTAAAATAAGACATTGATTTGGAACGTCTTGTTTCTGCAAATCTGTTGAGTCATCGTTCTAGACGAGTATCGActggtaccttgacttacagAATGCAATCAATCTCTTCCAGCATCCAGAAAACTAACTATAACCTTAATCAAGGGTGTGTATCTCTCCAATAAAGGACAATTTGATATGTATTTCCTTCAAAGATGAATTTCACCAAGAAAAGACGTATAGTTAGGTATCTCGATATATTTTAGTGGAACTATTAGATgcactttttaaaatcaaaacCGATTCATATCACCACTGACATTTTGTCACTCGGTGCGACCTAGTAATGAACCTCTACAACAGACAGTGCCCACTTTATCTCAAATAAAACTACACCGACTTACCTTCATGAGCCATTTGTTATAGAAGGTGATGCCAATAGAGAAGACATAGTAGAAGAGAACCAGTCCCACAGTCCGGAGCGTCCTGCAGAGGAACTGGACCGGGCCCGCCATACACACGCTTCTAGTGTCATCTGCAGCGTGACCGTTATCCAACTTTTTAAACACCTGTAGtgacaaaaacaagaaacactTAATGTAGCTAAAAAAGGACACTGATTTCCGGCGAGTTGAAAAGCGTTCAATGCCTAGCTTGACTTTCTAAGTACAGCTAACGTTAGCGTCTCAAAAGCTATGGGTAACCACTGTTATCGATGAAATCAAGTTGTGAAATGCTGAGGCGGTTGATTGTCACAACCAACGACAAGGTCCATTTTCGCGATTACGATGAATTCGCCACACGTCTCCAACTGTCAGTTAAGGTTAGTTGGGAACTCTGGTGATTAATATAAACCTTAGCAGCtaggaattgcatttattttcaccGTTTTGAGCCTCAACCCAATAATTGAGAGCTACTCTTTTGCCAGCTGTCATTCGTTcgacgcacacactcacacaaatacAGACCCTGAATGGTCCTTAGAAGTGATTTCGGTCCACTTGCGTTGAAAGAAAATTAGAAATATGTGCCATTAATCGGTGCTATTAAGTCTAAATCATAAAGTTACAAATAATTTCGTTTTGGTTATCACTAACTAAAAGTACACGTCGCGCGTAGTGGGCGTAGTGGGAAGAGATGTTCCACAAGGTGGCAGTGTTTCAAAAAAGCTTCCAATTTCTGATAAAGGCTCACTTCCTGTCAACGACACCAAACCGGAAGTAAAATTGAAGAAAGACTGTTTTGATTCTACGCAGAATTTTGAAGTAAGGATTTCTTGGATTAAATACAGCGTTTCCACGATTATTCATTGTAACGTTATATATGTTTAAATTTTCAAATCCTTTAAACATGCGTTTACCAAGAACAACAAATTGAAACATATCGTGGACTGGGCTCGGGAACAAATCCAAATGAATCGCAAACTGGAACAGGGTTAATGGGCAAAGTGTACATTTTGGGACTAATGTTAATCGTCACCAGATAAATTCAACGAACTTGCAAAGTGCTGGGATATGGGGTGAAGGAAGTGAACCATTTTCTTTATTGATTTCAACACATCGTATAAATAAAAATGGTTATTATCGTTATTGTCTTCCCAATGTATAGAAATGCACGGGGCACCCTGAACAATAATGTATGTTCTAAAAATAACTAAAAGCTATTTATATTTGTAGCAGAATGGCAGACGAGGAGGACGAGACCGGCTTTGACGAAGAGTTGGACGAGAGCTGCAGCGGTGTGGATGTGTGCCACGGCCGTCGAAAGAGGCTCTTCTCCAAGGAGCTGAGGTGCATGATGTACGGCTTCGGGGACGACCAGAACCCGTACACCGAGTCTGTGGATATCCTTGAAGACCTGGTGATTGAGTTCATCACAGAAATGACCCACAAAGCCATGTCCATCGGGCGCCAGGGTCGCGTCCAGGTGGAGGACATCGTTTTCCTCATTCGAAAGGATCCCAGAAAGTTTGCCAGAGTCAAAGACCTGCTGACCATGAATGAGGAGCTCAAGAGGGCTCGCAAAGCTTTCGACGAGGCAAACTATGGCTCATAAACACCTTGTCAAAGGGATGATCAAATAACATGGAATGTGAATGCAATTCCACATTCACTGTTATTTGATCATCCCTCCTTCCATCTTTATACACCCTGGAATAATTCCCAGCCAATAACAGgacacaaacaagcattcacCTTCATGTTCACAACTGATAAACAAAACATCCATGAGCGTTAACCTGGATATTTTTGGACAGTATATTCATCATATACTGATGTGTCCACACCTTATGTTACCTTTTTGtgaacttttcatttttaagtCAATCTTTTGGACCCTGTAACCATTTTAAATAAACATATGCTTTGTGTACAacacttattatttatttgacagCCACACAGTTCAGTGAGTAAATTTTATTCTTGTTGAGTTATAGTTTTCTTTTGGAAGAAGAGCAGTGAGAAGCACTTTGTGCATTTCTACTTGGAAAAGAGATTTGGTGCTTCTCTAAGTTCCTGTTAGGATTTCAGTCAAAATTGATTTCTTACATTTGCATCAATAAAGgtgtgatttttaaacaaagtggacaaaaagaagaaacaacATTTTATTGTTCTTCCCCAAACAACATTTTACAGACTGTTAATATGACAGACTACAAGTGAGTTGTTAGTTCATTTATTCTTGTTGCCACTCAAGCACGTAACCAAATGAATTGGTCTAAGTAATCGGTTGCTGTTCTATCGAGAGTAGAGCTTGAAGAAGAGGCGGTGGGGCAGGGGGGTCATCCCGACCAGGGGTCTGTGAATGGGATCATCCGCGGTTTTCCTTTAGCAGCATCCATGATGCATAAAGAGTGTAGCTTGTCCAACTACGAAAGACCTGCCCCCTCTTCTCTTCATGGTGCAAAATCTTTCTGTTTAGGGTGACTGAGGATGGGAAGTGAATTGATCATAAGGGGGTCAGATGAAATCTGACTGCATAGAGGGCGGGATTCACAGGGGTGAGGAGGAATGTCCATGAGTATGTCTGCTTTTACTGCACATTCTCCATCATCTTGAGGAATTCTGGTGAGCACAAGACAGCATGGAAGTCAATGAGTGCCAGAACAGCACCTCCATGTGGAGGTCTACTAACTGTGACTTGAGTCATCGGTAGGCGCCTACCGTCAAAGTCCAGCATGCCGTCAGAGTTTTTGTCCCCATCTTTCATCAGCTCATCAATCTCTTCCTCTGTGATGGGCTCGCCGGTGCTGCGGATGATCAGGGAGAACTCATCTCTGTCGATGTAGCCATCGGCGTTCCTGTGCGAAGACACATGATTCGTTCATAGATGATATTAGTATCAGAAGCAGCCTTGTCCCAGTGTACTCGTACTTGTCGAAAACACGGAAGCACTCCGCCAACTCTTCCTCGCTCTTGCCGGCCTGGTCCTCCTTGAGCAGTCTCACCATCATGACCAAGAACTCCTCGAAGTCGATAGTACCGCTGCCTATGAGA
This region of Syngnathus typhle isolate RoL2023-S1 ecotype Sweden linkage group LG2, RoL_Styp_1.0, whole genome shotgun sequence genomic DNA includes:
- the taf13 gene encoding transcription initiation factor TFIID subunit 13 isoform X1, which codes for MNSPHVSNCQLSRMADEEDETGFDEELDESCSGVDVCHGRRKRLFSKELRCMMYGFGDDQNPYTESVDILEDLVIEFITEMTHKAMSIGRQGRVQVEDIVFLIRKDPRKFARVKDLLTMNEELKRARKAFDEANYGS
- the taf13 gene encoding transcription initiation factor TFIID subunit 13 isoform X2 — protein: MADEEDETGFDEELDESCSGVDVCHGRRKRLFSKELRCMMYGFGDDQNPYTESVDILEDLVIEFITEMTHKAMSIGRQGRVQVEDIVFLIRKDPRKFARVKDLLTMNEELKRARKAFDEANYGS
- the tnnc2.2 gene encoding troponin C, skeletal muscle, translated to MTDAQQEARSYLSEEMLAEFKAAFDMFDTDGGGDISTKELGTVMRMLGQNPTREELDEIIEEVDEDGSGTIDFEEFLVMMVRLLKEDQAGKSEEELAECFRVFDKNADGYIDRDEFSLIIRSTGEPITEEEIDELMKDGDKNSDGMLDFDEFLKMMENVQ